GGCGAATGGCTGGACGATTGGCCAGACGGCAGGTCAATCCATCATCGTCAGTCCGCTGGGCTTGCCCGCGGGACAAAACTGGTCGTCGAATAGCATGGCGTCGCAAGAGTGGCAGACCCTGGCTTCGTCGAGCGATGGGCTGCGCCTGATCGCGGGTTACGGCGGGCTGGGTTTCATTTATTATTCGGCGGATGGCGGGGTCACGTGGACAAAGAGCGATGCGCCTGGCTTAAATTGGAAGGGCCTCGCGAGTTCGGTGGATGGTTTGCACATGCTGGCGGCTCCGAGTGGCGGCGCGGTGGGCGGATACGTTTTCACCTCCACGAACGGTGGCGTGCATTGGGTCGGCCAGATCAACGGATTGCTGAACACATCGTATAGCTGCGCGGCTTCATCGGCGGACGGGATCAATTTGGCCGTCGCGGTCGGCAGCGGGAGTGGCGCGATTTATACTTCTAACAACGGTGGCACAAATTGGATTTCGCGCACGAACGGACAGAACTGGACGGGCATCGCGTCATCAGCCAGCGGAACAACGCTGGCCGCATGCGCGAGCGGCTTTGCGCCGCTTTACATTTCCAAAAATTCGGGCGTGACGTGGGCGACGAACGGCCCATTCGGTTCCTATAGCGCCATCGCCTGCTCGGCGGACGGCAACAAAATAGTCGCCACGATAAACGGCGGCGCAATCTACACTTCCGGCGACGCCGGCACGACGTGGACCGCGCGCACGACGAATAACGCGTGGACGTGCGTCACGTCTTCCGCAAGCGGCGTGAACCTCGCGGCGGCCTCCAGCCTCGGATATCTTTATACTTCGAGCGACAGCGGGCAGACCTGGATAATCCGCACTAACAGTTTTGGTTCGTTGACGAAAGCGTGGGATGCAGTCACCTCATCCGGCGATGGCTCGCGGCTCGTCGCTGCGGTCAACAACGGCACTCTCTACACGTCCATTGCCGCGACTACTGTCGGAACCAACGGTGTGTTGATGGGCAAACAATATTCGAGCGTCGAATTGCAATACATCGGCAATGGCCAATGGATGCCGCTGGCATTCTCCGGCGTGTTTACGGTGTTTTGAAGTTCTCCGTTCTCCCGACGACTTATTCACTGGGACATGCTTTGTCCCACGCCTGGTTGGAAACTCCGCCTGAACAAAGGAGTTATCCATGTCCAAAAAAGATCAATTTCTGCGCGCCGTGCAACGAGTGGACCCGCGCTCTCCACACGACCTGCCACTCACCTTCCGCTGGGCGCTGAACCTGCGCGAGCGAGCCATTCCGCGCGATGTGGAATCTGCCGCAAAAAAATTTATCACGCTCGTCTCCCGGTAAGGCGCTAAATCAA
This genomic interval from Verrucomicrobiia bacterium contains the following:
- a CDS encoding sialidase family protein; the encoded protein is MKCRIWLIVLGVLCWLTAPNSTFAQGTAFTYQGNLNLNGATTSGVYDFQFKLHPALGLTNQVANTITNTAVAVTNGLFTTVVDFSYTFPISPLYLEIGVRPNGSTGAFTALAPYQLITSAPYAVQALTAANFNGTISDAQLSSNIVTLTNTVTFTNQVVFSQAIGGFNGMFNGVTAGTNTGTFIGNGGLITNLNITNLVGVVQSNPNFQLVQAGTQQAVVANNYLTTNSASVTLLLPATGVTAGSTLRFSGSGANGWTIGQTAGQSIIVSPLGLPAGQNWSSNSMASQEWQTLASSSDGLRLIAGYGGLGFIYYSADGGVTWTKSDAPGLNWKGLASSVDGLHMLAAPSGGAVGGYVFTSTNGGVHWVGQINGLLNTSYSCAASSADGINLAVAVGSGSGAIYTSNNGGTNWISRTNGQNWTGIASSASGTTLAACASGFAPLYISKNSGVTWATNGPFGSYSAIACSADGNKIVATINGGAIYTSGDAGTTWTARTTNNAWTCVTSSASGVNLAAASSLGYLYTSSDSGQTWIIRTNSFGSLTKAWDAVTSSGDGSRLVAAVNNGTLYTSIAATTVGTNGVLMGKQYSSVELQYIGNGQWMPLAFSGVFTVF